In Halorussus limi, a genomic segment contains:
- the minD gene encoding cell division ATPase MinD: MSDTVYAIASGKGGVGKTTTAINLGAMLADRGHSVVVVDTDLGMANLADFLDFEIQTPTLHEVLAGEADFEAAVDRAPGDIDVLPSATDIEAFVKSDPANLQGVVESLREAYDFVLLDTGAGVSYDTLVPLALADGVLLVATPDVASVRDTAKTGELAERVETEVRGAVLTQRSSDILNADDVEETLGTEVLGVVPQDEAVPMGIDAGRPLAAFAPNAPAGQAYRDLAAVLTGEADPDPELEAVEDEDADEDADSAREDADLADGSDDGDIGSAESESFDMSSADAADSAEATDADADADDPLSADAAQNVRNALGGAADGDTDALFGDQSAGAAAEAAPDDERESVADESPDDDATDDQPDASEARSVDDLINEHISDERLGGSSGDDPLAAADGFASGSSEDPLAGADDGGDAPEDDESLGGGDGDTLDDEDSIDANADSSDVDSLGDEEDDRLDDEGSDLLDAGEERDPLAADEESDPLAVGDAANEASEWDDDSGAVPFEERGREAADAARSESTGDGTLADAESDGDGFEADESDDEEPGENGGMLGRIGSLFK, from the coding sequence ATGTCCGACACGGTATACGCGATAGCGAGCGGCAAAGGAGGTGTCGGGAAGACGACGACCGCCATCAACCTCGGGGCGATGCTGGCCGACCGAGGACACTCGGTCGTCGTCGTGGACACCGACCTCGGGATGGCGAACCTCGCGGACTTCCTCGACTTCGAAATCCAGACGCCGACGCTCCACGAGGTGTTGGCGGGCGAGGCCGACTTCGAGGCGGCCGTCGACCGCGCGCCCGGCGACATCGACGTGCTTCCGAGCGCGACCGACATCGAAGCGTTCGTCAAGTCCGACCCCGCGAACCTGCAGGGCGTCGTGGAGTCGCTCCGCGAGGCGTACGACTTCGTTCTGCTCGACACGGGCGCGGGCGTCAGTTACGACACCCTCGTTCCGCTGGCGCTGGCCGACGGCGTCCTGCTGGTGGCGACGCCCGACGTTGCCTCCGTCCGAGACACCGCCAAGACCGGCGAACTCGCCGAGCGCGTCGAGACCGAGGTCCGGGGAGCGGTCCTGACCCAGCGCAGCAGCGACATCTTGAACGCCGACGACGTGGAGGAGACCCTCGGCACGGAGGTCCTCGGCGTCGTCCCGCAGGACGAGGCGGTCCCGATGGGCATCGACGCCGGGCGACCGCTCGCCGCGTTCGCGCCCAACGCGCCCGCCGGGCAGGCGTACCGCGACCTCGCCGCGGTCCTGACCGGCGAGGCCGACCCCGACCCCGAACTCGAAGCGGTCGAGGACGAGGACGCCGACGAAGACGCCGACTCGGCACGCGAAGACGCTGACCTCGCCGACGGGAGCGACGACGGCGACATCGGTTCGGCGGAGAGCGAGTCGTTCGACATGTCGTCGGCAGACGCCGCGGACTCGGCCGAGGCGACGGACGCGGACGCAGACGCAGACGACCCACTCAGCGCCGACGCGGCCCAAAACGTCCGGAACGCGCTCGGCGGGGCGGCGGACGGCGACACCGACGCGCTGTTCGGCGACCAGTCGGCGGGCGCGGCCGCGGAGGCGGCCCCCGACGACGAACGCGAGAGCGTCGCCGACGAGTCGCCGGACGACGACGCGACCGACGACCAACCGGACGCCAGCGAGGCCCGGAGCGTGGACGACCTCATCAACGAACACATCAGCGACGAGCGTCTCGGCGGGAGTTCCGGAGACGACCCGCTTGCCGCGGCCGACGGCTTCGCGTCCGGGAGTTCCGAGGACCCCCTCGCCGGAGCGGACGACGGCGGCGACGCGCCCGAAGACGACGAATCGCTCGGTGGAGGTGACGGAGATACGCTCGACGACGAGGACTCAATCGACGCGAACGCCGACTCGTCCGACGTCGACTCGCTCGGTGATGAAGAAGACGACCGACTCGATGACGAAGGAAGCGACCTACTGGATGCGGGCGAGGAGAGGGACCCGCTTGCCGCGGACGAGGAGAGCGACCCGCTCGCCGTGGGCGACGCAGCGAACGAGGCGAGCGAGTGGGACGACGACTCGGGCGCGGTCCCGTTCGAGGAACGCGGCCGTGAGGCCGCGGACGCCGCTCGAAGCGAAAGCACGGGCGACGGTACGCTGGCCGACGCCGAGTCGGATGGCGATGGCTTCGAAGCCGACGAGTCCGACGACGAGGAGCCCGGGGAGAACGGCGGCATGCTGGGCCGCATCGGGTCGCTGTTCAAGTGA
- a CDS encoding polyprenyl synthetase family protein — translation MDYPESRRAMVEERLETVLDRVEPTELAEEVRHVALSGGKRVRPTVTVLSCESAGGEADDAVDFAVGVELVHDASLVVDDIIDRSDTRRGSASAWAEYGYSPAIVASDGLIGEAFELFSPDPRAMEAVADAMVELGEGEATELVARPTNREEYMELARRKTGALFRAAAELGAIAADADPATVEAFGEYAEKVGVAFQIRDDVLDATADESDLGKPTGHDAEMGRPSVVRVTEMDADEADALAHEKSEAALAALDRAETPDLTATDYLRDLAAFVVTREH, via the coding sequence ATGGATTATCCCGAGTCCCGGAGGGCCATGGTCGAGGAGCGACTCGAAACCGTCCTCGACCGGGTCGAACCGACGGAACTCGCCGAGGAGGTCCGGCACGTCGCGCTGTCGGGGGGCAAGCGCGTCAGGCCGACCGTCACCGTTCTCTCGTGCGAATCTGCCGGGGGAGAGGCGGACGACGCGGTCGACTTCGCTGTCGGGGTCGAACTCGTCCACGACGCGTCGCTCGTCGTCGACGATATCATCGACCGGTCGGACACCCGTCGCGGGAGCGCGAGCGCGTGGGCCGAGTACGGCTACTCGCCCGCCATCGTCGCCAGCGACGGACTCATCGGCGAGGCCTTCGAGTTGTTCTCGCCGGACCCGCGAGCGATGGAGGCGGTGGCGGACGCGATGGTCGAACTCGGTGAGGGCGAGGCGACCGAACTCGTCGCCCGGCCGACGAACCGCGAGGAGTACATGGAACTGGCCCGCCGGAAGACCGGTGCACTGTTCCGGGCCGCCGCGGAGTTGGGCGCGATAGCGGCCGACGCCGACCCCGCCACCGTCGAAGCGTTCGGCGAGTACGCCGAGAAGGTCGGCGTCGCGTTCCAGATTCGAGACGACGTGCTCGACGCGACCGCCGACGAGAGCGACCTCGGGAAGCCGACGGGCCACGACGCCGAGATGGGCCGACCGTCGGTGGTCCGCGTGACGGAGATGGACGCCGACGAAGCCGACGCCCTCGCCCACGAGAAGAGCGAGGCCGCACTGGCCGCGCTCGACCGGGCCGAGACGCCCGACCTGACCGCGACCGACTACCTCCGTGACCTCGCGGCCTTCGTCGTGACCCGCGAACACTAG
- a CDS encoding electron transfer flavoprotein subunit alpha/FixB family protein yields MSDVLAVAEHRRGDLRDVSFELLTAGRQLADATGGDLHVAVVSGDTESFADDLNREGVDAIHTVSEGEEFNHDVYTQAVEALHAELDPEILVMPNSVNGLDYAPAVANRLDLPLVTDAVDFDYDGGLTVTREMYGSKVETTVDVAGDQQAVTIRGAEWPAAEGVGDADIAEFDVDIDADAGSTVTGFEEVGGGDVDISEADFIVSIGRGIEEEDNLPLIEDLVEATGATLASSRPIVDNGWLPKNRQVGQSGKVVTPDVYLAIGISGAVQHVAGMKGADTIIAVNTDPNAPIFDIADYGIVGDLFEVVPELIEQFE; encoded by the coding sequence ATGAGCGACGTTCTGGCCGTCGCCGAACACCGCCGCGGCGACCTCCGCGACGTGAGTTTCGAACTGCTCACCGCGGGCCGTCAACTCGCCGACGCGACCGGCGGCGACCTCCACGTCGCCGTCGTGAGCGGCGACACCGAGTCGTTCGCCGACGACCTGAACCGCGAGGGCGTGGACGCCATCCACACCGTCTCGGAGGGCGAGGAGTTCAACCACGACGTGTACACGCAGGCGGTCGAAGCCCTCCACGCCGAACTCGACCCCGAAATCCTCGTGATGCCCAACAGCGTCAACGGTCTCGACTACGCGCCCGCGGTCGCAAACCGCCTCGACCTCCCGCTAGTAACCGACGCGGTGGACTTCGACTACGACGGCGGCCTGACCGTCACCCGCGAGATGTACGGGTCGAAGGTCGAGACGACCGTCGACGTCGCGGGCGACCAGCAGGCCGTCACTATCCGCGGCGCGGAGTGGCCCGCCGCGGAGGGCGTCGGTGACGCCGACATCGCGGAGTTCGACGTCGACATCGACGCCGACGCCGGTTCGACCGTCACCGGGTTCGAGGAGGTCGGCGGCGGGGACGTCGACATCAGCGAGGCCGACTTCATCGTCTCCATCGGTCGGGGTATCGAGGAAGAGGACAACCTCCCGCTCATCGAGGACCTCGTGGAGGCGACCGGTGCGACGCTGGCCTCCTCGCGGCCCATCGTGGACAACGGCTGGCTTCCGAAGAATCGGCAGGTCGGCCAGTCCGGGAAGGTCGTGACCCCGGACGTCTACCTCGCCATCGGCATCTCGGGCGCAGTCCAGCACGTCGCCGGGATGAAGGGCGCCGACACCATCATCGCGGTCAACACCGACCCGAACGCGCCCATCTTCGACATCGCCGACTACGGCATCGTCGGCGACCTGTTCGAGGTCGTCCCCGAACTCATCGAGCAGTTCGAGTAA
- a CDS encoding radical SAM protein: MISKGCEQCAKGGKMVLFVYGYCDQRDCFYCPLGENRKNVTDVYANERKVESDDDVIREAKRMDALGTSITGGEPQEAMNKTCRYLSLLKDEFGEDHHTHLYTGITGGRENMRRLSEAGLDEIRFHPPLDLWGDMHGTEWEEILYIAREEGLTPAFEIPGIRAEEEFLEFLDEGAAEFCNVNEFEMSDGNFRRMQEEGYELQDGHMSAVEGSKEILDAMGDHERVYFCTSVFKDAAQHRNRMKRMAENIRREFDDVTDDGTLVYGKTWEPERRLEELGVPEEFYTVKSDHIELAWWLLEEMVEEGDVEEGEIVEQYPTVDGQVVERTPLA, encoded by the coding sequence ATGATATCGAAGGGTTGCGAACAGTGCGCCAAAGGGGGCAAGATGGTACTCTTCGTCTACGGCTACTGCGACCAGCGGGACTGCTTCTACTGCCCCCTCGGCGAGAACCGCAAAAACGTGACCGACGTGTACGCCAACGAGCGGAAGGTCGAGTCCGACGACGACGTGATTCGGGAGGCCAAGCGCATGGACGCGCTGGGCACCTCCATCACCGGCGGAGAGCCACAGGAGGCGATGAACAAGACCTGTCGGTACCTCTCGCTGCTGAAAGACGAGTTCGGCGAGGACCACCACACCCACCTCTACACCGGCATCACGGGCGGCCGGGAGAACATGCGCCGCCTCTCGGAGGCCGGACTGGACGAGATTCGGTTCCACCCGCCGCTGGACCTCTGGGGCGACATGCACGGCACCGAGTGGGAGGAGATTCTCTACATCGCCCGCGAAGAGGGCCTGACTCCCGCCTTCGAGATTCCGGGCATCCGCGCCGAAGAGGAGTTCCTCGAGTTCCTGGACGAGGGCGCGGCCGAGTTCTGCAACGTCAACGAGTTCGAGATGAGCGACGGGAACTTCCGCCGGATGCAGGAGGAAGGGTACGAGTTACAGGACGGCCACATGAGCGCCGTCGAGGGCTCGAAGGAGATTCTCGACGCGATGGGCGACCACGAGCGCGTCTACTTCTGCACCTCCGTCTTCAAGGACGCCGCCCAGCACCGCAACCGGATGAAGCGCATGGCCGAGAACATCCGCCGGGAGTTCGACGACGTGACCGACGACGGGACGCTGGTCTACGGCAAGACGTGGGAACCCGAGCGCCGCCTCGAAGAACTCGGCGTGCCCGAGGAGTTCTACACCGTCAAGTCCGACCACATCGAGTTGGCGTGGTGGCTACTGGAGGAGATGGTCGAAGAGGGCGACGTGGAGGAGGGCGAAATCGTCGAGCAGTACCCGACCGTGGACGGCCAAGTGGTCGAGCGAACGCCGCTGGCGTGA
- a CDS encoding NUDIX domain-containing protein — protein MNSNRRAEIRDEVEKRAEEVLSGVKSRWGDVPRLDPLTVEPLPHHETAFPESAAAFFDRFYPYAAGAAVTDDEGRLLCVYSPARDEWETPGGAGESGEEPAETARRETREETGIECELTGVLQTRTMELDLGEPERLPIPVVEFTGRVVGGAELTADEIEDHGEISDLDWFGPDELPSHVREYEQKVAHLRSLD, from the coding sequence ATGAACAGCAATCGCCGCGCCGAAATCCGCGACGAGGTCGAGAAGCGCGCCGAGGAAGTCCTCTCCGGCGTCAAGTCGCGCTGGGGCGACGTGCCCCGACTCGACCCCCTGACCGTCGAACCGCTCCCGCACCACGAGACAGCGTTTCCCGAGAGCGCCGCGGCGTTCTTCGACCGGTTCTACCCCTACGCCGCCGGGGCGGCAGTCACCGACGACGAGGGCCGTCTGCTCTGCGTCTACAGTCCGGCCCGCGACGAGTGGGAGACACCCGGCGGTGCGGGAGAGTCCGGCGAGGAACCGGCGGAGACCGCCCGGCGGGAGACCCGCGAGGAGACCGGAATCGAGTGCGAACTCACCGGCGTGCTTCAGACTCGAACGATGGAACTCGACCTCGGGGAACCCGAGCGACTGCCGATTCCGGTCGTGGAGTTCACCGGTCGCGTCGTCGGCGGGGCGGAACTGACCGCCGACGAAATCGAGGACCACGGCGAGATTTCGGACCTCGACTGGTTCGGTCCCGACGAACTACCGAGTCACGTCCGGGAATACGAGCAGAAAGTCGCGCATCTCCGGTCACTGGACTGA
- a CDS encoding BGTF surface domain-containing protein, protein MTASRAGVTVALFAALLASTAVLGAAAQVPGTAGDVTAVPSDANQTANATTTATTQADATIITDGETLVLQPKPNQTIRGETTAEPGTNLTVQIQGEQFIRTDVATVTDEGTFSVTLDLSSAYGQDLHIEVHRGDAQLAAAEGRVSCAGKCETTEATTGSWEQTTTVSESDSLLGQFTGGVGMIAVGGVLAVAGIGVLLGLFRN, encoded by the coding sequence ATGACGGCCTCGCGCGCTGGCGTGACGGTCGCCCTCTTCGCGGCGCTCCTAGCGAGTACTGCCGTCCTCGGGGCGGCGGCTCAGGTGCCCGGAACCGCCGGCGACGTGACCGCAGTCCCGAGCGACGCGAACCAGACGGCGAACGCGACTACGACAGCCACGACCCAAGCGGACGCGACGATTATCACCGACGGTGAGACGTTAGTCCTGCAACCGAAACCGAACCAAACGATTCGCGGCGAGACGACCGCCGAACCCGGAACGAACCTCACCGTTCAGATTCAGGGCGAGCAGTTCATCAGGACGGACGTCGCCACAGTCACCGACGAGGGTACGTTCAGTGTGACCCTCGACCTCAGCTCTGCGTACGGTCAGGACCTGCACATCGAGGTCCACCGTGGCGACGCGCAACTCGCCGCCGCGGAGGGTCGCGTGTCGTGTGCCGGTAAGTGCGAGACGACCGAAGCGACGACCGGCAGTTGGGAGCAGACGACGACCGTTTCCGAGAGCGACAGTCTCCTCGGTCAGTTCACCGGCGGCGTCGGCATGATAGCGGTCGGCGGGGTGCTGGCCGTCGCCGGTATCGGCGTCCTGCTCGGTCTCTTCCGGAACTGA
- a CDS encoding ArsR/SmtB family transcription factor: MSGLIERLQDRTASGDEQLRVLDVDGAETDDVLDALGPDTRREVYRALFESPGTTSEIAERVDTSVQNLHYHLSTLEEAGLIAPVDTRYSEKGNEMTVYAPATDPLVLVGDRDIRPQVERSLTDVVGGLGILAVASLLVQWGTERLASPAIGRGNVVGPASPSGGPSTIREALAWFAFDLAEPGVVFFCGCLVVVTVAALAMDR, encoded by the coding sequence ATGTCGGGACTCATCGAACGGCTCCAAGACCGGACTGCGAGCGGAGACGAGCAGTTGCGCGTCCTCGACGTCGACGGCGCGGAGACCGACGACGTACTCGACGCGCTGGGCCCCGACACCCGCCGGGAGGTATACCGGGCCTTGTTCGAGTCACCCGGAACGACCTCGGAAATCGCCGAGCGGGTCGACACCTCGGTCCAGAACCTCCATTATCACCTCTCGACCCTGGAGGAGGCCGGACTGATAGCGCCGGTAGACACGCGGTACTCCGAGAAGGGTAACGAGATGACGGTGTACGCGCCCGCCACCGACCCGCTCGTCCTCGTCGGCGACCGCGACATCCGCCCGCAGGTCGAGCGTTCGTTGACCGACGTGGTCGGCGGACTCGGCATCCTCGCGGTCGCCAGTCTCCTCGTTCAGTGGGGCACCGAACGACTCGCCAGTCCCGCCATCGGACGGGGAAACGTCGTCGGACCGGCGAGTCCGTCCGGCGGCCCGTCGACGATTCGAGAAGCGCTCGCGTGGTTCGCGTTCGACCTCGCGGAACCCGGCGTCGTCTTCTTCTGTGGTTGTCTGGTCGTCGTCACCGTCGCCGCGCTTGCGATGGACCGATAG
- a CDS encoding DUF373 family protein has product MLLVLCVDLDDDLGRKTDFDTPVIGRDNVEAAAVSLATADPEDSDVNVMFEGVHLADRIEDETVEVAVVTGTESGDVAANRAVGDEVDEVLASLSTREEVQAVIVTDGAQDESVIPVIRSRVPIDGVRRVVVRQAQDLESMYYTIKQVLDDPETRGTILVPLGILLLIYPLAIISDSLGLPGAAVFGVTSGLLGLYVLGRGLGVERLLDRAAEKARNSLYAGRVTLITYVVAAALLVVGGVRGAETLESVETAASGSVGPLKVLAALVYGAVTWFTAAGVTTSLGQITDEYLADRFQWRYLNAPFYVLSIALVLHAISAYFLHRVPLELPRLTYLAVMLTVGTLLGLTSTLAFAIAESRRSRRAEQVS; this is encoded by the coding sequence ATGCTGTTGGTCCTGTGCGTGGACCTCGACGACGACCTCGGCCGTAAGACCGACTTCGATACCCCAGTCATCGGTCGCGACAACGTCGAAGCCGCGGCGGTCTCGTTAGCGACCGCTGACCCCGAGGACAGCGACGTGAACGTCATGTTCGAGGGCGTCCATCTCGCGGACCGCATCGAGGACGAGACCGTCGAAGTCGCGGTCGTCACCGGTACCGAGTCCGGCGACGTGGCCGCGAACCGCGCGGTCGGCGACGAGGTCGACGAGGTCCTCGCCAGTCTCTCGACCCGCGAGGAGGTGCAGGCGGTCATCGTCACCGACGGCGCGCAGGACGAGAGCGTGATTCCGGTCATCCGCTCGCGGGTGCCCATCGACGGCGTGCGCCGGGTCGTCGTCCGGCAGGCCCAGGACCTCGAATCGATGTACTACACCATCAAGCAGGTGCTGGACGACCCCGAGACGCGCGGGACCATCCTCGTTCCGCTGGGTATCCTGCTTCTCATCTACCCGCTGGCCATCATCTCCGACTCGCTCGGTCTCCCGGGCGCGGCGGTCTTCGGCGTCACCTCCGGTCTGCTCGGTCTCTACGTCCTCGGCCGGGGACTGGGCGTCGAGCGCCTGCTCGACCGCGCGGCCGAGAAGGCCAGAAACAGCCTCTACGCCGGTCGGGTGACGCTCATCACGTACGTCGTCGCGGCCGCCCTGCTGGTCGTCGGCGGGGTCCGCGGTGCCGAGACCTTGGAGTCGGTCGAGACCGCAGCGAGCGGTTCCGTCGGTCCGCTCAAAGTACTCGCCGCGCTGGTGTACGGTGCAGTGACGTGGTTCACCGCGGCGGGCGTCACCACCAGTCTCGGCCAGATTACCGACGAGTATCTGGCCGACCGCTTCCAGTGGCGCTACCTCAACGCCCCGTTCTACGTCCTCTCCATCGCGCTCGTGCTCCACGCCATCAGCGCGTACTTCCTCCACCGCGTCCCCCTCGAACTCCCGCGACTCACCTACCTCGCGGTCATGCTCACCGTCGGGACCCTCCTCGGACTGACCAGCACGCTCGCGTTCGCCATCGCGGAATCCCGCCGGTCGCGGCGGGCGGAACAGGTCAGTTAG
- a CDS encoding S8 family serine peptidase, giving the protein MDSPASRRALAVVVLGVAVLAGGLGLLAVSLSADGGQSATPTEVRDVGPTVSALHDAGVTGENVTVGVVDVTGFSTGARALRGRVVDARAFGSDTSVYGDGGTHGTAAAETVARIAPDADLYLATVDSPKSYRRAVGWLVARNVDVVVAPVSFYGMPGDGTSAVAEVAQSATERGTVFVSPAGNLARSHWSGQYRPAKGGTLAFGNGTRNYLRGGGRDVTVWLSWDDAHREQDYTADLYWTDGNERRLVARSVPYPGDGVPNERIVARVQSGTYYVEVRGPPNATDARLELSSPTHQFRYARAAGSVVAPASATKVVSVGAYDARAGRVEPYSSRGPTPDDRNGVDLVAPSHPDVTDVEGFDGSSAAAAYAGGIAALVRDANPGLAPPQVERRLKETAVDVGDRGPEPVTGHGRLRPLGAVGVERNGTA; this is encoded by the coding sequence ATGGACTCCCCCGCGTCCCGGCGAGCGCTGGCGGTCGTCGTCCTGGGCGTCGCCGTCCTCGCCGGAGGTCTCGGTCTCCTCGCGGTTTCGCTGTCCGCGGACGGCGGCCAGTCGGCGACTCCGACCGAAGTCCGCGACGTCGGTCCGACCGTCTCGGCGCTCCACGACGCGGGCGTGACCGGCGAGAACGTGACTGTCGGCGTCGTGGACGTGACCGGGTTCAGTACCGGCGCGAGGGCGCTCCGCGGGCGGGTCGTCGACGCCCGGGCGTTCGGTTCCGACACGTCGGTCTACGGCGACGGCGGGACACACGGGACCGCGGCGGCCGAGACGGTCGCGCGCATCGCACCCGACGCCGACCTCTATCTGGCGACGGTCGACTCGCCGAAGAGTTACCGACGCGCGGTCGGATGGCTCGTCGCGCGGAACGTGGACGTCGTCGTCGCGCCGGTCTCGTTCTACGGGATGCCCGGTGACGGAACGTCGGCCGTCGCCGAGGTCGCTCAGAGCGCGACCGAGAGGGGAACCGTCTTCGTCTCACCGGCGGGCAATCTGGCGCGGAGTCACTGGTCGGGACAGTACAGACCCGCAAAGGGCGGCACGCTCGCGTTCGGAAACGGGACGCGAAACTACCTCCGCGGCGGGGGCCGGGACGTGACGGTCTGGCTGTCGTGGGACGACGCTCACCGCGAGCAGGACTACACCGCGGACCTCTACTGGACGGACGGGAACGAGCGCCGGTTGGTCGCTCGCTCGGTTCCGTACCCCGGCGACGGAGTGCCGAACGAGCGCATCGTCGCTCGCGTCCAGTCGGGGACGTACTACGTCGAGGTTCGCGGGCCGCCGAACGCCACCGACGCCCGCCTCGAACTGTCGTCGCCCACTCACCAGTTCCGGTACGCTCGCGCCGCCGGGAGCGTCGTCGCGCCCGCGAGCGCGACGAAAGTCGTCTCTGTCGGGGCGTACGACGCTCGCGCCGGGCGCGTCGAACCGTACAGTTCCCGCGGGCCGACCCCGGACGACCGGAACGGCGTGGACCTCGTCGCGCCGAGCCACCCCGACGTGACCGACGTGGAGGGGTTCGACGGCTCGTCGGCGGCCGCGGCGTACGCCGGCGGAATCGCCGCGCTCGTTCGCGACGCCAATCCCGGTCTAGCTCCGCCACAGGTGGAGCGACGGCTGAAGGAGACCGCAGTCGACGTCGGCGACCGAGGTCCGGAGCCCGTCACGGGGCACGGGCGACTGCGACCCCTCGGGGCCGTCGGCGTCGAGCGCAACGGGACGGCTTAA
- a CDS encoding HVO_2922 family protein, whose protein sequence is MSGDDEYETEMTASRDDVATVLSGVIDGVTAGSIRLGDGADAVSVEVPEDITLEIELEAEDDELSLELELEWPRPEVEESADSPTERSSGERIEDTSGEDEPPAPVGAADASQTLARFEVFRDRGDEWRWRLRHRNGNVIATSGEGYTRKHNAQKGLRSVVQNAPEAEVVEDSEH, encoded by the coding sequence ATGTCCGGAGACGACGAATACGAGACCGAGATGACGGCCAGCCGTGACGACGTAGCGACAGTGCTGAGCGGAGTGATAGATGGGGTTACCGCGGGGTCAATCCGCTTAGGCGACGGAGCCGACGCTGTCAGCGTCGAGGTGCCCGAAGATATCACGCTCGAAATCGAACTCGAAGCCGAGGACGACGAACTGAGTCTGGAACTCGAACTGGAGTGGCCCCGCCCGGAAGTCGAAGAGTCCGCCGACTCTCCGACCGAGCGCTCGTCCGGGGAACGCATCGAGGACACCTCCGGAGAGGACGAACCACCTGCACCCGTGGGAGCCGCCGACGCATCCCAGACGCTCGCCCGGTTCGAAGTCTTCCGTGACCGGGGCGACGAGTGGCGATGGCGGCTCCGCCACCGCAACGGGAACGTCATCGCTACCAGCGGCGAGGGGTACACGCGAAAACACAACGCCCAGAAGGGACTCCGGAGCGTCGTCCAAAACGCGCCGGAAGCGGAGGTCGTCGAAGATTCCGAGCACTGA
- the prf1 gene encoding peptide chain release factor aRF-1 encodes MSEQEGEQSDRKKYEFQKVIEDLKDYEGSGTQLVTIYIPPDKQISDVVAHVTQEHSEASNIKSKQTRTNVQDALTSIKDRLRYYDVYPPDNGIVIFSGAIDSGGGRTEMVTKVLEDPPDPIQSFRYHCDSAFLTEPLEGMLADKGLYGLIVLDRREANVGWLKGKRVEPVKSASSLVPGKQRKGGQSAQRFARLRLEAIDNFYQEVAEMANDLFVPERGNLDGILVGGPSPTKDEFLDGDYLHHELQDQVLGKFDVAYTDESGLYDLVDNAEDALADAEVMKDKNEMEEFFKQLHDGDKATYGFEPTRRNLVMGSVDRLLLSEDLRKDVVVYDCGEKEEYEFVDQRADTPEHTCEDGSQAEVEEREDAIEFLMNIADQRGTETKFISTDFEKGEQLQSAFGGVAGILRYSTGV; translated from the coding sequence ATGAGCGAGCAGGAAGGCGAGCAGTCCGACAGGAAAAAGTACGAGTTCCAGAAGGTCATCGAGGACCTCAAAGACTACGAGGGCTCCGGGACTCAGCTCGTCACCATCTACATTCCGCCGGACAAGCAAATCAGCGACGTGGTCGCCCACGTCACCCAAGAGCACAGCGAAGCGAGCAACATCAAGTCAAAGCAGACCCGGACGAACGTCCAAGACGCGCTCACGTCCATCAAGGACCGCCTGCGCTACTACGACGTGTACCCGCCGGACAACGGCATCGTCATCTTCAGCGGCGCTATCGACAGCGGCGGCGGTCGGACCGAGATGGTGACGAAGGTCCTCGAAGACCCGCCGGACCCCATCCAGTCGTTCCGCTACCACTGCGACTCGGCGTTCCTCACCGAACCGCTGGAGGGAATGCTGGCCGACAAGGGCCTGTACGGGCTCATCGTCCTCGACCGGCGCGAGGCCAACGTCGGGTGGTTGAAGGGCAAGCGCGTCGAACCCGTCAAGTCCGCGTCGTCGCTGGTGCCGGGCAAACAGCGCAAAGGCGGTCAGTCCGCCCAGCGTTTCGCTCGACTCCGCCTCGAAGCCATCGACAACTTCTATCAGGAGGTCGCCGAGATGGCCAACGACCTGTTCGTCCCCGAGCGGGGCAACTTGGACGGCATCCTCGTCGGCGGTCCCTCCCCGACCAAAGACGAGTTCCTCGACGGCGACTACCTCCACCACGAGCTTCAGGACCAAGTCCTCGGGAAGTTCGACGTCGCCTACACCGACGAGTCGGGACTCTACGACCTCGTGGACAACGCGGAGGACGCCTTGGCCGACGCCGAGGTGATGAAGGACAAGAACGAGATGGAGGAGTTCTTCAAACAGCTTCACGACGGCGACAAGGCGACCTACGGGTTCGAGCCGACCCGCCGGAACCTCGTCATGGGGTCGGTCGACCGCCTCCTCCTCAGCGAGGACCTCCGGAAGGACGTGGTGGTCTACGACTGCGGCGAGAAAGAGGAGTACGAGTTCGTCGACCAGCGAGCAGACACGCCCGAACACACCTGCGAGGACGGTTCGCAGGCCGAGGTCGAGGAGCGCGAGGACGCCATCGAGTTCCTGATGAACATCGCCGACCAGCGGGGCACCGAGACGAAGTTCATCTCCACCGACTTCGAGAAGGGCGAGCAGTTGCAGTCGGCGTTCGGCGGCGTCGCCGGGATTCTGCGCTACTCGACCGGCGTGTAA